A stretch of the Lactuca sativa cultivar Salinas chromosome 9, Lsat_Salinas_v11, whole genome shotgun sequence genome encodes the following:
- the LOC111901585 gene encoding secreted RxLR effector protein 161-like yields the protein MNIIQSKEAIFIIQEMCSRNLLEKFGMTNSSKSKIPMAVGTRLGPSLDKHTVDLTLYRSMIGSLLNLIASRQDIMFVVCNCSIYQSNPREPHLIGVKNIFRYLKGTTSLGLWYPLKTEFFLQAFSDADLSECQLDRQSTTGGCQLLDRKLVSWPSKKQTCVSISITKVEYVAAAACPSQVIWIQIQLHDYAINMKKIHF from the coding sequence ATGAATATTATTCAAAGCAAGGAAGCTATTTTCATAATTCAAGAGATGTGCTCTCGTAACTTACTTGAGAAATTTGGCATGACGAATAGTTCAAAGTCGAAAATACCGATGGCAGTCGGCACACGGTTAGGTCCTTCGTTGGATAAGCATACTGTGGATCTCACTTTGTacagaagcatgataggttctctATTAAACTTAATTGCTAGTAGACAAGATATCATGTTCGTTGTTTGTAATTGTTCCATTTATCAATCGAATCCCAGAGAACCCCATTTAATAGGTGTGAAGAACATATTTCGATATCTTAAAGGAACTAcgtcgttaggattgtggtaccCTTTGAAGACTGAATTTTTCTTACAAGCATTTTCTGATGCAGACCTTAGTGAGTGTCAACTAGACAGacaaagcacaactggtgggtgtcaaCTTTTGGATAGGAAGCTTGTAAGTTGgccatcaaagaaacaaacatgtgtttcgattTCTATAACAAAAGTAGAGTATGTTGCTGCTGCAGCTTGCCCAtctcaagtcatatggattcAAATCCAACTTCATGACTATGcaatcaatatgaagaagatccatTTCTAG